A DNA window from Ficedula albicollis isolate OC2 chromosome 1, FicAlb1.5, whole genome shotgun sequence contains the following coding sequences:
- the RBP5 gene encoding retinol-binding protein 5 produces MPPNLTGYYRFVSQENMDNYLRALDINVVLRKLVCLLKPDKEIIHTGDHMIIRTITSLRDYVMDFDLGVQFEEDLGPVDGRKCQTTVSWEGDQLVCEQLGEKRNRGWRHWLEGDQLHLRMTAEDEVCVQVFQKVK; encoded by the exons ATGCCTCCCAACCTCACCGGCTATTACCGCTTCGTCTCCCAAGAGAACATGGACAATTACCTGCGGGCTTTAG ACATCAACGTGGTCCTGCGAAAGCTGGTTTGCCTACTGAAGCCGGACAAAGAGATTATCCACACGGGGGATCACATGATCATCCGCACTATCACCTCCCTGCGGGACTACGTTATGGATTTTGACCTGGGAGTCCAGTTTGAGGAAGACCTGGGACCCGTGGATGGACGCAAGTGCCAG ACCACCGTCTCCTGGGAGGGGGATCAGCTGGTgtgtgagcagctgggagagaagaGGAACCGAGGCTGGAGGCACTGGCTGGAGGGGGACCAGCTGCATCTG CGCATGACTGCTGAAGACGAGGTCTGCGTCCAAGTTTTCCAGAAGGTGAAGTGA